In Nomia melanderi isolate GNS246 chromosome 5, iyNomMela1, whole genome shotgun sequence, a single genomic region encodes these proteins:
- the swm gene encoding zinc finger protein swm isoform X2, which yields MIIENPDQFKAWLTAVLEPLCDADPAALAKYVYALVKKDKTLEELRGGMVEQLDVFLQQETKNFVELLFKTLETQEYILPPAKNDPDGGGTPPGVNPPPPPLATEKIAESTIPVTSINTNPPVPLQINGSAPMSIGKRETRKSDSEKVDKEKEKRSRSRGRMRSRTRSRSRSWERDRRRSRSREHIRRDRERDRSRPWRNESPPNTRRHDRRRSRSRSTSPIRPRIRDGPDNRDHRARFRNRSPTPLRSRSRSRSLDRKKVDRSDRMDVDRTDRIEGSPGGGTPTQDSNHGDVDMRLSTTSQSIQSVVAVASNVPNNQPGFQAKRRCRDFDEKGYCMRGDLCPYDHGTDPVVLEDVALSRVLTFGPHSAQAPGTVPVTAVPEPPQGPNGNAPPQHLPLASLPPPHLRNQHHSNMAIFTDAFAEYNPDAPSMEPRMPWGRHPQPGPGIYGRGQRELISVPVIPHTNSSEITHTQTNPLKRKQAFDFNRLGPKQRVVHNPANCSLELKKVPRIVNNITQLNNHFSKFGKIVNIQVNFGGDPEGALVTFQLPAEAKAAYRSTEAVLNNRFIKVFWHNNVNNNASGGAIENVPPGCRPSVKERLGAAVTTPAKTEDNEYIPTRRSTEEQQVTQNLVPTSPKTTTVPTREEKVLAIKKTQEILAAKETLKKKQEEKRKEALKLTADLRKRKQELLDKHLIEIRALIDKAEKNPEQKDAIMATIKTMQQSIDNLRKDLAANGQIGGNKTQVKSREQTQKEILDAELDLMTAQQEGQDAGELQKRLNELRAQAAALGLNAGPAVGRGTRSSRVIRGAHAISYRGRGRGSFAHVSVDHRPTSLLVSGYETEEKAEVLAHFQQFGEIVNQIVDDATPSIVINFKSRKEAEVALVKGRTFQDRLLSITWVSGHHLHRGGGGSNTNSSVQLSSRSEQAPPTTDEEIDLEGNAEALLLEENEEEEDEDGESRSWRR from the exons ATGATAATAGAGAATCCGGATCAATTCAAGGCGTGGCTCACTGCCGTCTTGGAGCCGCT TTGCGATGCTGATCCTGCTGCACTAGCAAAATATGTATACGCTCTGGTTAAGAAAGATAAAACTTTGGAGGAATTGCGAGGTGGAATGGTTGAACAACTTGACGTCTTTTTACAACAAG AAACCAAAAACTTTGTAGAACTGCTGTTCAAAACATTGGAAACTCAAGAATATATACTTCCACCTGCAAAAAATGATCCAGATGGCGGTGGGACACCACCTGGTGTGAATCCACCACCACCTCCATTAGCAACTGAAAAAATAGCCGAAAGTACAATTCCTGTCACATCGATCAATACAAACCCTCCAGTTCCCCTCCAAATAAATGGATCTGCACCTATGTCAATAGGTAAACGTGAAACTAGAAAATCAGATTCTGAAAAAGTTgacaaagaaaaagagaaacgttCACGAAGTCG TGGTCGAATGAGATCCAGGACAAGATCACGTTCACGTTCATGGGAAAGAGACAGGCGTAGGTCCAGAAGCAGGGAGCATATACGTCGTGATAGAGAACGTGACAGGAGTCGACCGTGGAGAAATGAATCGCCACCAAACACAAGACGACATGATAGAAG GCGAAGCAGGAGTCGTAGCACGTCACCTATACGACCGAGAATACGAGACGGTCCAGACAATCGTGACCATCGAGCGCGATTTAGAAATAGGTCGCCAACCCCTCTTCGATCAAGATCTCGATCACGATCGTTAGATCGGAAAAAAGTAGACCGATCTGACAGGATGGATGTGGACAGAACAGATAGGATCGAGGGTAGCCCTGGTGGAGGTACCCCAACACAAGACAGTAATCATGGAGATGTAGACATGAGATTGTCTACTACTAGTCAGTCAATTCAAAGCGTCGTCGCTGTCGCTTCTAATGTACCAAATAACCAACCAGGATTCCAAGCAAAGAGGAGATGCAGAGATTTTGATg AAAAGGGATACTGTATGAGAGGTGATCTATGTCCTTACGATCATGGTACAGACCCAGTTGTATTGGAAGATGTAGCTTTAAGTCGTGTTTTGACTTTCGGTCCACATAGTGCGCAAGCACCAGGGACCGTACCTGTAACGGCAGTACCGGAACCACCTCAAGGCCCTAATGGAAATGCCCCGCCACAACACCTCCCTCTTGCGAGTTTACCTCCGCCTCATTTACGAAATCAACATCATTCTAATATGG CAATTTTCACAGATGCATTTGCAGAATATAATCCAGATGCGCCAAGTATGGAGCCTCGAATGCCATGGGGAAGACATCCTCAACCGGGACCTGGTATCTATGGAAGGGGACAAAGAGAACTGATTAGCGTGCCAGTAATTCCACACACGAATTCATCAGAAATTACGCATACTCAAACGAATCCTTTAAAGCGTAAACAAGCATTCGATTTCAACCGTCTTGGACCAAAACAACGAGTGGTGCATAACCCGGCTAACTGCTCTTTGGAATTAAAAAAGGTTCCTCGTATCGTGAACAACATAACCCAATTGAATAATCACTTCTCCAAATTtggtaaaattgtaaatatccAAGTTAACTTCGGCGGGGACCCCGAGGGAGCATTGGTTACCTTCCAGCTACCAGCTGAAGCGAAGGCTGCTTACAGAAGTACTGAGGCTGTGTTGAACAATAGATTTATCAAAGTGTTTTGGCAtaacaatgttaataataacgcatctggTGGCGCCATTGAAAATGTACCCCCAG gcTGTCGTCCTTCCGTAAAAGAACGATTGGGTGCTGCTGTAACTACACCAGCGAAAACTGAAGATAACGAATATATTCCTACTCGTCGTTCAACCGAGGAGCAGCAGGTCACGCAAAATTTGGTCCCGACATCCCCGAAAACTACTACTGTTCCTACTAGGGAAGAAAAAGTTCTTGCAATAAAAAAGACACAAGAAATTTTAGCCGCTAAGGAAACCTTAAAGAAGAAACAAGAGGAAAAACGTAAAGAAGCATTAAAATTAACCGCTGACTTACGTAAAAGGAAACAGGAATTATTAGACAAGCATTTGATAGAAATACGAGCATTGATTGATAAAGCTGAAAAGAATCCCGAACAAAAGGATGCCATCATGGCAACGATAAAGACTATGCAACAGTCCATCGACAATTTACGGAAAGATTTAGCCGCGAACGGCCAAATCGGCGGAAACAAGACTCAAGTAAAATCTAGAGAACAAACTCAGAAAGAGATCTTGGACGCCGAGTTAGACCTGATGACTGCGCAACAAGAGGGACAAGACGCCGGAGAGTTGCAGAAAAGACTAAACGAACTACGAGCTCAAGCTGCTGCATTGGGTCTGAATGCAGGTCCGGCTGTCGGTAGGGGTACAAGATCAAGTAGAGTTATACGAGGTGCCCACGCGATATCATATAGGGGACGTGGTAGAGGGAGCTTTGCCCATGTTTCGGTAGATCACAGACCGACGAGTCTTCTAGTCTCTGGTTATGAAACCGAAGAAAAGGCGGAAGTTTTAGCGCATTTTCAA CAATTCGGAGAAATAGTGAATCAAATAGTGGATGACGCAACGCCTTCAATTGTGATTAATTTCAAGTCAAGAAAAGAGGCCGAGGTGGCTTTAGTAAAGGGACGCACATTTCAGGATAGATTACTGTCTATTACATGGGTCTCCGGGCATCATTTACATCGTGGCGGAGGTGGTAGCAATACAAACTCATCTGTACAACTTTCTTCGCGTTCTGAGCAAGCACCGCCCACCACTgacgaagaaattgatttagaa GGAAACGCAGAAGCATTACTTCTCGAAGAAAACGAGGAAGAGGAGGATGAAGATGGCGAATCGCGTAGCTGGCGGCGATAG